The genomic region TACTTTTAAATTAAAAATAAAGAAAAATTAGAAAAGAAAATAATGTTTCTCTTCAAAAATTTTTTTGATCAAAATCAATTAAGTTTTTGAAAGAGCCAAATTAATATGTTGGGGGATTAATAAATATGAATGAAAGGGCTAACGAAAATTCTTGGATTCCCTTAATAGTTGTGGCTTGTGCTTCATTTATTATAGTATTGGACTCTTTTTTCATGAATGTTAGCATTTCTCGAATTGTTGTTGATTTGAATACTGATGTTAGTACTATTCAAATGATTGTGTCGTTTTGTACTCTTATTACTGCTGCATTGATACTTCTCAGTACCAAACTTCAGGACATAGTAGGTAAAAAGAAACTGTTTTTAATTGGCGCTACACTTTTTGGTATCGGCATATTTGCTGCGGTAATAAGTTCAAGTGTTATAATGTTTTTTGTCGGATGGTCAGCGATTAAAGGTATTGCTGCGGCATTAATGCTGCCTGCCATAGTTTCAATAATAAGCGGAACATATTCCGGTAAAAAACGTACAATTGCTTTGGCAACTTTAGGGATAGTGGCAGGACTTGCAGATACTTTAGCTCCACTCCTTGGTGGAATCATTACAACTTTTTTCAGTTGGAGATACACTTTTGCATTCGAATTAATATTCATTTTATTTATTTTAGTAATGCAAAATAAAATACCTGATTTCAAACCTACTGAATCTAAAAACGATCTTGATATTATTGGTGCTATAATTTCCAGTATAGGTCTTTTTTTGCTTGTGCTCGGTATTTTGACTCTGACTAAGGAGGTCACTACCAGCATAATTGAGATAATTTTGGGATTAATAGTCTTGGCAATCTTTATATGGTATGAACTCAAAAGAAAAAGGTCAGGCAAGGTGCCATTGCTTGATATTGATTTATTTAGAGACAAAAATTTGCGTGTGGGTACATCTATTAAGTTATTATATAATATTATAATAACTGGAACATTTTTTGTAATGGTTCTGTTTTTCCAAAGTGTATTGCAGTTAAATCCATTCGATACGGGTTTGGCTTCACTTCCGTTTGTTCTGGCTTTGCTTATTTTTTCATTGACAGCACCAAAACTAATTGGAAAACTGAATCATAAGACACTCATGGCAATAGGATGTATAATATCTATTGTCGGATGTCTGATTTTAAGTTATCAATTTAAATTAAATGTAACCATGCTGGATTTAATTCCAGGACAGTTTTTACTCGGGACAGGTCTTGGCTTTATGATGGCTTTAGCAGCGGATGTTGCATTATTTGATGTTCCTGCTGAAAGCCAAAATAACGCATCAGGTATTATTACAACTGGTGAGACATTAGGTTCATCAATGGGTACAGCAATTATTGGAATAATTCTAATTCTTGGAGTTATGGGTGGTATTAGTACTGCAGTCGATACCTATGCACCCGATTATTCAGGAAACGAGCAATTCCATCAGGAGATCTATGATTACTTCCAAAAATTAGATACTATAGAGGGACAAGATAGTGTTGTTGTGAATACTGCAGATATAATTATTCAGAATGCAATGGCATCCGTAATGTATGCATTAGCTGCCGTGTTAGTAGTTATTTTAATTATAACGCTGCGGATAAAAGATAAAAATATTAAAAAACAATGAGAGTTTATCTCTCACTTACTTTTTTTTAAGGGGGAGGTTGGCAGATATTTGGATAATTCATTAATGTAATTTCTAATTAGAGTATTGATCTTATTAATGGTGAAGCTATTTTCTAATTACTTCACTATCATGTAAATTTTTAAAATATATGCAATCGAAAGGGATTTTCACAGTTATTGAACATTCCTGATAATATATATATGTCTTAAGCATGAATGGGTTCAACATGTCTGGTAATATCTATTGATGGTGATGTTGTAAAAAAGGTTAGGGAAGCGGCCTATATTAATTCACAACGAAGATTAATGTAATGGCTAAATTTTTCTTCTTAATTCATAGGAGATATATTCGTGGCACAGCGATGGAAAACTTTTTTTATTTTAAAACTAATTTAGTATTATGAAAAAGTTTTTAAGTGATGCATTAAAATTCCAATGGAAAACAATAATAATCATTTTTGCATTACTCATTATTCAGACATTTTTTCAAATGGAGATAATTGATTTGTTCAGCATAGCTTTAACTGGAGTTAAAGAACAGAAAATAGGCTTGCTTTTCAAATCAGGATTATACATGTTAGTGTATACTGCCTTTGTGATGATTTCCATTTATGCTGTCTCTTTTCTCTCAACAAGAGTGGCTTCAAAAGCAGCATATACAATACGTGAGAAAATATTTCATATTCTAATGAACTTGCCTGATGAGGAAATTGCCAACTTTAAAATTTCAGGGCTAACCACACGGTCAACCAGAGGAATGTCCTCAGAACAGGGATTTATAGTGATAATACTCACACAATTAATGCTGATTCCAGTTACACTCACAGCAATTATATATGAAATAGCATTGATTGATGGGACTTATGCGATATTCTTCTTGTCATTTGTTGGTGTTATTGCCCTTCTTGTAATTTTTAGAATGAAACAAATTGTAAAAATATTTTTCAGAGCTAAAAAGACATATGGGAAGTTAAACCTGATGTTTCTCTCCAAAATCACCGATATTGCCCTCAAGATTCCATTTAATAAACAGGAGTATGAAGTTGAATTTGAAAAGGCATGTGAGAATTCATATGATAAAAACGTTAAGTATATCTTAAGTCAATATTACCTGGGCCCAGTATTATTATGGGGTTTATATGCTGTTGTTCTGATTACATTTGCAATGATCAATTCCGGGTACACTATTGGCTTTGAAACTGACAGTGTAATTGATTCATTTATTATTCTGATATATGTTGCATACTTCGTTTCTACATTGACATTTGTTCCAGCTTTAATTGATAGGTGGCCACGTGCATATGCCACTTCCGTGCGTTTAGAGGAAGTCCTGAACATTGAAGATAAAATCATAAAATCTGAAAACACAAATGACCATCCAAAAGAAATAGAAATCGCTGAGGGTGATATTGATTGTGAGGATAAGGGCATATGGGCTGAAAGAAAAGATATCTTCCAAAAATTCCGCAGAATATTGAAAGACGATAAGGCCAAAACAATAATATCAATGATTTTACTCACGGCATCTACATTGTGCATGGTTTATGCTCCTAAAGTTGCAGGAAAGACGGTTGATTTATTGAGTTCTAACGTGAATTCATCTAACGATTTTGCCATCTACACTAATCTTGCCTTGTTGTTGGCATTATATTCTGTAGGGTATCTGTTTAAAGTACCTCCAAAGAGAATCATGGGAGTTATTGGTGAAAAGGTTGCATATAATTTAAGAATGAAATTATTTGATAAACTTGATGCTGTTGGTTCAGGATTCATTCAGGAAAATTCAAAGGGTCAGATTCTATCTAGATTAAACAATGATGTGATGAACATCAGGGAGTTCGTTTCTTTCCGTATTTCTGAAATTTTTGCGCAAATCCTATCGATAGTCCTTGTAATGGTATTGATGGTGATGACAGACTTTAGATTGAGCTTAATATATCTGATGATACTGCCTGTTTATGTGATTTGCTTTTATTTATGTGATTATAAATCTAAATACTATTACGATGGTCATCAAAAGCATTTGGGGCGATTGATGAGCTATTTTGAAAGAGGCCTGTCAAATCGTGATTCATTCCATGAAAAAGGATTTAAAAAAATCAACCAAACTGTAATTGACTATTATGCAAAATCTCGAAATGTTACTAATGTTATGGAGCCTATTACGATCTTTTTAACAAATGTAAGTAATATAACTGTTTATATGGCAGGTGTTTACTTGTTATCAGTTAATGAAATACAGCTGGGAACCTTATTGGCAGTTATTATGTATGGACAATTGATGACAAAACCTATTAAGAAACTAAGTGCCTCAATGGCTTCTATTGAAACTGCATTTTCAAGCATCAAGAGGATATTTGCGATTATTGACTATCAAAAAGAGGAATAATTGAATTTCAATCATGCAATATGTATTTGGACAATTTCGTTAATTATGCCAACCTCAATATGTTGGTTAAAAAGAATCAGATGTTGCATAATCAGGATTCGACATTGCTGATTGGTGATGTTGTAAATGAAGTCATTAAGTAAGGATAAAACAATAGTTAATTGTTAGCTTTTCATATATTGGTAAAAATATTGTCTAATCAATAGATAAACTAAACAAATAGTTATAACTTTAAATATTTTTAACAATAAAAATTATAATCATGTCAAGAACTTACCTTAAATTTAAAAGTACAAACAGAGAAGATGAAGAGCAAACAATATTGAGAATTTTGAAAGAGAACAAATACAAAAAAAGAGAATCTCATGGGGAGGAATTTTATCAACATGGATCCGGAATAGTCACATCTCCACAGTTAATTAAATACACATTTAAAGATGATATAATTGTAATAGAATCATGGGTTAGAGAATTTGGATTCCTTGGTGAATCCAGTTTAGAAGGTTCCAGCCAAATATTTGCTAAAAAATCAGCCAAAGGAACATTAAAAAAAATTCAGGAAGGACTGGGGTTAGAAATTATTGAACAAGGAACTTTATAATAACTGTTTACAGATGAACAAACCTTAATTTTAATTTTTTAACAATAATCTGGTGTATTGTATAAAACAAATTTCACTAATAGTAGTAGATAATTTGAAGTGTGTTATGCCAACGCCAATATGGCTCTGGTCAAATGGAACTAAAAGTTGCATAATCCGGATTCACCATTGCTGATTGGTGATGTTAATATGATGATGTTGTAAAAGAGGTTAGTGAATCTAGCTATATTGATTTACAACTATGTTATTCTAATAATTGTTTTTTAAATCCTTCTTTTGCTTTTATTATTGTTTTTTCATCGTATAAGTCTTTATTATTGTTTAAAGTAAATTCAACTAAATCATAAATGATTTTATTCAATGATTTGCCTTTGTCTGTTAAGAAATATTCATCAGCATCTTTTTTAATTAATTCCTGTTCTTCCATGAATTTCAAACTTCTGGACAATGCCTTGTTTGACATTTCAGGTCTTTCCTTTTGAAATTCGCTAAATCTGGTTTTTCCAAAGAACATGTCGCAAATAATTTGCAAAACCCATTTTCTATTGATTATATCGAGGGACAATTCAACGGGACAGTGAGTAAGTTCAAAATCAAAATATGTCATATGGTTTAAAAGTTTCTATTTTGTCTTATTTTAATGTTTAGGTGTCATAGCCGTCACTTTGACTTTTTATATTTATTTATTGAGATAATTAATTATGACATTAAAAGATAATCTTCCAAAAATTGCCCTTGGTGCTTGGGCATGGGGTAATGATGGAACTTTTGGAAACGAACATAAAATCGAAGACTTAAAGCCAATCTATGATAAATCAATGGAATTGGGATTAAACCTTTGGGATACTGCATATGTCTATGGAATGGGAAAATCTGAAGAGGTTTTAGGTGAATTCTTAAAAACTTCCAATCGTGAAGATTTTGTAATTTCAACCAAATTCACACCTCAGCTTGCCGAAATGTTTGAGGCAAATGAGGTAACATCAATGTATGAAAACAGCGCAAAAATATTGGGCGTTGAAGACATTGACATTTTCTGGATTCACAATCCTGTCGGAGCGCCTGAATGGACTAAAAAGTTGGTTGAAACCGCAAAAGAGCATGACATTAAAATGATTGGTGTTTCAAACCATAATCTTGCAGAAATCGAAGAGGCAAATGAGATTTTAAAAGAGGCGGGCTTAAAGCTTGGAGCTGTTCAAAACCATTACAGCCTACTCAACCGTTCATCTGAAGATTCAGGAATCCTTGAGTACTGTAAAGAGAATGACATAATCTTTTTCTCATACATGGTTTTAGAACAGGGCGCATTGTCCGGCAAATATGATACTGCTCATCCTTTCCCTGAAGGATCAGACAGAGCAAATGCATATGGTGGAAGTTTGGCAGAAATTGAGGAATTGAATAAAGCTATTGCAGAAATTGCAGAAAATCACAATGCAAAAGTTGCACAATTGCCGATTGCATGGGCAATAGCTAAAGGAACACTTCCAATTATTGGAGCAACAAAGGTTCACCATGTTGAAGATGCAGCTGATGCAGTAAACATTGAATTAAGTGATGATGAAATTAAAACAATGGAAGAACTGGCAGATAAGGCCAATGTCAATACAATAAGAATTTGGGAAAAGGAAATGAAATAATTTCTATTCCTTACTTTTTTTTAAGAATGCATATTGTGGCATTTTTGCCACTATAACTATTAAAAATATTAATGAACAAATAATTTCTCATGGCACTTGAAGAGAAATTGTATGCAAATCAATTTGAAAGAAATATTGTGGGCAGTGCAATTAAATCCATAAGCAATAAATGGACATTTTACATTTTAAAGGATTTGTTTTTGGGAAAAAAGCGTTTTTCACAATTTCTAGAAAATCGTCCAAATCTAGACAATAAATCTCTTGCAAGATGCCTTAAATCAATGGAAAACAACAATCTAATTCAAAAAAAGATTAATAATCATGAAACAGAATATTTTTTAACTTCAAAAGGAATGAAACTAAATAAGGTATTATATGAATTGATTATTTTTGCTTTGGATACTCACGATGGAGATTTCTACACGGATGATGAAATCATGTTCATAAAAGAAATTTATGTTGATATTCTTGACTTATGATTGGTGATAATATGTTGGATAAAAAAATTGTTTTGGTGCTGATTTTCATTGTAGCAATATTGAGTATTTCTGCAGTCAATGCATCTGAAAACAGGGATAATTCAACTGATGTTGTTGTCAATAATGAATCAATAGCAGACAGTATGCCAATATTCAATGAGTCTAATGCTGTTTCAAATGGAAGCGCCCAAACAGAAGTGACTAAAAGTAATTTAACTGAACCTAAATCGATTTCACTGTCTGTTTCAAAATTATCAACAACATACGGATCAGGCAAATATTTCAAGGTAAAAGTGATTGACAGCAAAGCTAAAAAACCTGTAGCAAATGTTAAACTTATTTTAAAAGTATATTCTGGTAAAAAATATAAAAAAATCACTGCAGCAACTGATTCTAATGGAATTGCAAAATATTATGCATCTAATTTAGGCATTGGCAATCATAAAGTGACAATAAATGTCAAAGATTCTAAAAAGTTTTCATCAAAGATGAAATATAGTTCGATTAAAATCTCAATGGCTAAACTAAAAATTTCAGCTCCAAAAATCACAGCTTATTATAAGGAATCTAAAAAGTACAATATTGCTATTAAAAACAGGGAATCCAAAAAACCGATGAAGAATATTAAAGTAATGATAAAGGTTTTCACAGGCAAAAAATATAAGAAATACTCTTTGAAAACGGATAAAAAAGGGATTGTGGGTTTCAACATGAAATCATTGTCTAAAGGCAAACACAATGTTGTTATTAATATTAAATCAAACTCTAAGGTTAAATCGGCTGTTTTAAAAACATATATTAAGACTATTGTTCGTTCAAATATAATAAAGCTTAAAGTCAATAGTCATGTTTTAAATGTGAAACTGGAAGATAATTCCGCAGCAAAAGCACTTATGGACAAATTAAAAATGGGTGATGTTACCATTCATGCTGAGGATTACGGAGGCTTTGAAAAAGTTGGGGATTTGGGCTTTTCACTTCCGAGAAGCGATAAATACATTACCACTTCAGTAGGGGACATTGTACTTTATGACGGTAATGAGATATCACTATTCTATAATTCAAATTCATGGTCTTATACAAAACTGGGTAAAGTACAGAATATTAAAGATTTGAAGAAGATTTTGGGAAATGGTGATGTAAAATTGGTTTTAAGTTTAAAATAACAAGTATCTAGGTGATATGATGTCTTTCATTAAAAAAATTTGTTTTATAGTCGTATTTAGTTTAATTGCTTGCACTGCGGTTAGCGGAGATGATAGTATGGATGATTTAGTTAAAGTCAAAATCAATGATGATGTATTTGATGTTAAATTGGAAAATAATTCCGCCACACAGGAATTGATTAAGGAATTGAAAAAAGGAAATGTCACTGTTAATGCATCTGAGTATGGAGGTTTTGAAAAAGTTGGGGATTTGGGCTTTTCACTTCCGACAAGTGATGAAAATATTGGTACTGCTCCTGGAGATATTGTATTGTATCAGGGAGACAAAATATCCTTGTTTTACGGTTCCCATTCCTGGAGCTATACAAAACTTGGTAAAATAGATGATGTTGACTCCAATAAACTAAAGGAAGTTCTGGGGTCAGGCAATGTAACATTGGAGTTTAGTTTAAAGTAATTTAATTTATAATGTGATATTATGGAAAATATTGAGATAACAAAAGAATGGGACAAGGTTTTTCCCAAAAGCGAAAAGGTAAATCATGAAAAGGTAACATTCAAAAATAGGTATGGAATAACTTTGGTTGCAGATTTGTACAAACCAAAAGATTCTAAGGATAAATTGCCTGCTATTGCATGTGCAGGACCATTCGGTGCTGTAAAAGAACAGGTTTCAGGTCTCTATGCACAAACATTGGCGGAAATGGGATTTTTGACAATAGCTTTTGATCCGTCATTTACCGGTGAAAGTTCAGGCGAACCTCGTGATATGGCATCCCCCGACATCAATACTGAAGATTTTCAGGCTGCAGTTGACTATCTTGTCACATCAGATGATGTTGACGGTGACCGGGTAGGAATTTGCGGAATCTGCGGATGGGGAGGAATGGCGCTAAATGCTGCGTCTCTTGATACTCGTATAAAAGCAACAGTTACCTCAACAATGTATAATATGACTCGTATTAATGCAAAGGGATATTATGATGCGGATGATAATGCCGATGCAAGATATGAAATGAAAGTTGCCCTAAACAATCAAAGAACTGAAGACTTTAAAAACGGGGAATATGCAAAAGCAGGAGGTGTTATTAAAGAGGTGACTGATGACCTGCCACAGTTTGTAAAGGATTATCATGACTTTTACATTGAACCTTTAGGGTATCAT from uncultured Methanobrevibacter sp. harbors:
- a CDS encoding helix-turn-helix domain-containing protein — translated: MTYFDFELTHCPVELSLDIINRKWVLQIICDMFFGKTRFSEFQKERPEMSNKALSRSLKFMEEQELIKKDADEYFLTDKGKSLNKIIYDLVEFTLNNNKDLYDEKTIIKAKEGFKKQLLE
- a CDS encoding cyclophilin-like fold protein produces the protein MSFIKKICFIVVFSLIACTAVSGDDSMDDLVKVKINDDVFDVKLENNSATQELIKELKKGNVTVNASEYGGFEKVGDLGFSLPTSDENIGTAPGDIVLYQGDKISLFYGSHSWSYTKLGKIDDVDSNKLKEVLGSGNVTLEFSLK
- a CDS encoding cyclophilin-like fold protein, with the protein product MLDKKIVLVLIFIVAILSISAVNASENRDNSTDVVVNNESIADSMPIFNESNAVSNGSAQTEVTKSNLTEPKSISLSVSKLSTTYGSGKYFKVKVIDSKAKKPVANVKLILKVYSGKKYKKITAATDSNGIAKYYASNLGIGNHKVTINVKDSKKFSSKMKYSSIKISMAKLKISAPKITAYYKESKKYNIAIKNRESKKPMKNIKVMIKVFTGKKYKKYSLKTDKKGIVGFNMKSLSKGKHNVVINIKSNSKVKSAVLKTYIKTIVRSNIIKLKVNSHVLNVKLEDNSAAKALMDKLKMGDVTIHAEDYGGFEKVGDLGFSLPRSDKYITTSVGDIVLYDGNEISLFYNSNSWSYTKLGKVQNIKDLKKILGNGDVKLVLSLK
- a CDS encoding aldo/keto reductase; this translates as MTLKDNLPKIALGAWAWGNDGTFGNEHKIEDLKPIYDKSMELGLNLWDTAYVYGMGKSEEVLGEFLKTSNREDFVISTKFTPQLAEMFEANEVTSMYENSAKILGVEDIDIFWIHNPVGAPEWTKKLVETAKEHDIKMIGVSNHNLAEIEEANEILKEAGLKLGAVQNHYSLLNRSSEDSGILEYCKENDIIFFSYMVLEQGALSGKYDTAHPFPEGSDRANAYGGSLAEIEELNKAIAEIAENHNAKVAQLPIAWAIAKGTLPIIGATKVHHVEDAADAVNIELSDDEIKTMEELADKANVNTIRIWEKEMK
- a CDS encoding helix-turn-helix domain-containing protein, which gives rise to MALEEKLYANQFERNIVGSAIKSISNKWTFYILKDLFLGKKRFSQFLENRPNLDNKSLARCLKSMENNNLIQKKINNHETEYFLTSKGMKLNKVLYELIIFALDTHDGDFYTDDEIMFIKEIYVDILDL
- a CDS encoding MFS transporter, with translation MNERANENSWIPLIVVACASFIIVLDSFFMNVSISRIVVDLNTDVSTIQMIVSFCTLITAALILLSTKLQDIVGKKKLFLIGATLFGIGIFAAVISSSVIMFFVGWSAIKGIAAALMLPAIVSIISGTYSGKKRTIALATLGIVAGLADTLAPLLGGIITTFFSWRYTFAFELIFILFILVMQNKIPDFKPTESKNDLDIIGAIISSIGLFLLVLGILTLTKEVTTSIIEIILGLIVLAIFIWYELKRKRSGKVPLLDIDLFRDKNLRVGTSIKLLYNIIITGTFFVMVLFFQSVLQLNPFDTGLASLPFVLALLIFSLTAPKLIGKLNHKTLMAIGCIISIVGCLILSYQFKLNVTMLDLIPGQFLLGTGLGFMMALAADVALFDVPAESQNNASGIITTGETLGSSMGTAIIGIILILGVMGGISTAVDTYAPDYSGNEQFHQEIYDYFQKLDTIEGQDSVVVNTADIIIQNAMASVMYALAAVLVVILIITLRIKDKNIKKQ
- a CDS encoding ABC transporter transmembrane domain-containing protein — encoded protein: MKKFLSDALKFQWKTIIIIFALLIIQTFFQMEIIDLFSIALTGVKEQKIGLLFKSGLYMLVYTAFVMISIYAVSFLSTRVASKAAYTIREKIFHILMNLPDEEIANFKISGLTTRSTRGMSSEQGFIVIILTQLMLIPVTLTAIIYEIALIDGTYAIFFLSFVGVIALLVIFRMKQIVKIFFRAKKTYGKLNLMFLSKITDIALKIPFNKQEYEVEFEKACENSYDKNVKYILSQYYLGPVLLWGLYAVVLITFAMINSGYTIGFETDSVIDSFIILIYVAYFVSTLTFVPALIDRWPRAYATSVRLEEVLNIEDKIIKSENTNDHPKEIEIAEGDIDCEDKGIWAERKDIFQKFRRILKDDKAKTIISMILLTASTLCMVYAPKVAGKTVDLLSSNVNSSNDFAIYTNLALLLALYSVGYLFKVPPKRIMGVIGEKVAYNLRMKLFDKLDAVGSGFIQENSKGQILSRLNNDVMNIREFVSFRISEIFAQILSIVLVMVLMVMTDFRLSLIYLMILPVYVICFYLCDYKSKYYYDGHQKHLGRLMSYFERGLSNRDSFHEKGFKKINQTVIDYYAKSRNVTNVMEPITIFLTNVSNITVYMAGVYLLSVNEIQLGTLLAVIMYGQLMTKPIKKLSASMASIETAFSSIKRIFAIIDYQKEE
- a CDS encoding alpha/beta hydrolase, with amino-acid sequence MENIEITKEWDKVFPKSEKVNHEKVTFKNRYGITLVADLYKPKDSKDKLPAIACAGPFGAVKEQVSGLYAQTLAEMGFLTIAFDPSFTGESSGEPRDMASPDINTEDFQAAVDYLVTSDDVDGDRVGICGICGWGGMALNAASLDTRIKATVTSTMYNMTRINAKGYYDADDNADARYEMKVALNNQRTEDFKNGEYAKAGGVIKEVTDDLPQFVKDYHDFYIEPLGYHPRSPGSNDGWNVIGCMSFISQPIIAYSDEIRTPILMIHGENAHSRYFSEDEFAKLTGDNKELMIIPDAVHTDLYYKTDVIPFEKIAEFFNKNL